In the genome of Eggerthella sp. YY7918, one region contains:
- a CDS encoding FAD-dependent oxidoreductase: MSEEYQYLFSPLKIGPVTVKNRLMLTAHDTTYGDPNDSYGEPGFYGERYAHYLAERAKGGVGLIIYGQVAVHPSTAYELHNVSIAYDEGCIPGFKTATDKIHQYGAKVFVQLFHSGAQNNGRASKLPVFAPSAIRGSHGEIPKAMEIEDIQEVIEYYGISARNAKAGGFDGVEIHSTHGYLPHSFLSPLMNHRDDEYGGSLENRMRFLMEVVDAIRQEIGPDMALGIRLCGDDMTDGGLTMEESAEVAAALEDTGKVDYISVTTGNLSTCGPLMVPVMYTPSGYNAFASANIREAVNNTPVFVTGRIADPHIAENLLAEGQADMIGMARAFLADPEFANKAAEGRSEEIRLCVGCGQGCIAPMGAGWSVHCIQNPECGKEEKLGIGTMQPAEKRKRVMVVGGGRGGMEAARVAALRGHEVVIYEKTDHLGGQFNLAVKLPGRAELQSVTSWAEREVERLGIEVVYNTHMTAEVVQQESPDAVIVATGSEPIYNGMYTMNPWGIEGASPETVLSVEDVLEGVGQNDHVVVFDTEGFIKGPGIVEYLALQGKKVTYVLPGETFGALLDKNTRSHFVNALHADSNIELWPFACVSKVSQSGVTIKNSITEEAVDLENVDVVFVCGNKANDDLYFQLKGSIDELYRIGDCVAPRTVDLAIFDGYKVGRAV, translated from the coding sequence ATGTCTGAAGAGTATCAGTATCTGTTTTCACCACTGAAGATCGGTCCGGTGACCGTCAAGAATCGCCTGATGCTAACCGCCCATGATACGACGTATGGAGACCCGAACGACAGTTACGGAGAGCCCGGTTTTTACGGGGAGCGCTATGCTCATTATCTTGCGGAGCGGGCGAAAGGAGGTGTCGGGCTTATTATCTATGGTCAAGTTGCCGTTCACCCGTCTACCGCATACGAGCTTCACAATGTGTCAATTGCCTATGACGAAGGTTGTATTCCGGGGTTTAAAACGGCAACGGACAAGATCCATCAATATGGAGCGAAAGTCTTCGTGCAGCTGTTCCATTCTGGAGCGCAAAATAATGGTCGCGCCAGCAAACTTCCTGTATTTGCCCCTTCGGCGATAAGGGGAAGCCATGGTGAGATTCCCAAAGCCATGGAAATAGAGGATATCCAAGAGGTAATTGAGTACTACGGCATAAGTGCGCGCAATGCAAAGGCCGGCGGCTTTGATGGTGTCGAAATACACTCAACTCATGGGTATCTTCCGCATTCATTTCTGTCTCCGCTCATGAACCATCGCGACGACGAATACGGTGGATCTCTTGAGAACCGCATGCGATTTCTTATGGAGGTGGTTGATGCCATTCGTCAAGAAATCGGCCCGGATATGGCTCTAGGGATTCGACTGTGTGGCGATGACATGACTGATGGCGGCTTGACCATGGAGGAAAGCGCTGAGGTTGCTGCGGCTTTAGAGGATACGGGCAAAGTGGATTATATAAGTGTCACCACGGGAAATCTTTCAACATGTGGTCCGCTCATGGTTCCTGTTATGTATACGCCTTCAGGTTATAACGCCTTTGCTTCAGCAAACATACGTGAAGCGGTTAACAATACTCCTGTTTTTGTGACCGGCCGTATCGCGGATCCTCATATCGCAGAGAATCTCCTCGCCGAAGGACAGGCCGATATGATTGGTATGGCGAGGGCATTTCTTGCCGATCCTGAATTCGCGAACAAGGCTGCCGAGGGTAGATCGGAAGAGATCAGGTTATGTGTGGGATGCGGACAGGGATGCATTGCCCCCATGGGTGCAGGATGGTCTGTTCATTGTATTCAAAATCCTGAGTGTGGAAAAGAAGAAAAGCTTGGCATCGGCACCATGCAGCCTGCTGAAAAAAGAAAAAGAGTCATGGTTGTTGGCGGTGGTCGAGGCGGAATGGAGGCGGCGAGAGTCGCGGCCTTAAGGGGCCACGAGGTGGTTATATATGAAAAGACGGACCATCTCGGCGGACAATTCAATCTTGCTGTCAAGCTGCCAGGTCGGGCTGAGCTTCAAAGTGTAACGAGCTGGGCAGAGCGTGAAGTTGAAAGGCTTGGCATTGAGGTGGTGTATAACACGCACATGACCGCCGAAGTCGTTCAGCAGGAGTCGCCCGATGCGGTTATTGTGGCAACAGGATCAGAGCCCATCTATAACGGAATGTACACCATGAACCCATGGGGTATTGAAGGGGCAAGCCCGGAGACGGTCTTGTCGGTAGAGGATGTGCTTGAAGGTGTCGGCCAAAATGATCACGTCGTTGTATTTGACACGGAAGGTTTTATCAAGGGTCCGGGAATTGTCGAGTATCTAGCCCTTCAGGGTAAAAAGGTTACGTATGTATTGCCGGGTGAAACATTCGGAGCGCTTCTTGACAAGAATACTCGCAGTCATTTTGTAAACGCATTGCATGCTGATTCAAATATTGAATTATGGCCGTTCGCTTGTGTATCGAAGGTCTCGCAAAGCGGAGTAACTATCAAAAATTCCATTACGGAAGAAGCTGTCGATCTTGAAAACGTGGATGTGGTTTTTGTCTGCGGCAACAAAGCAAATGACGACTTGTACTTCCAACTAAAAGGTTCGATTGACGAGCTATACAGAATTGGAGATTGCGTCGCGCCGCGTACGGTGGATCTGGCTATTTTCGACGGATATAAGGTTGGCAGGGCTGTCTAG
- a CDS encoding MFS transporter has translation MQSKEKIPLKITIALFIYGGATVALFTNTPGFFYAPVSEYLGIGRGEFSLYYTAQAAVTFVFLLFSGKIINKYHEKLKLILIAAIVSQFIGYGFFANGTALWHWYVGAVFVGAGNAFDAHLLIGILVNNWFKLKGGTILGLVFAFVSVVGAVVSPLVSTLIAVQGFRVAYACIGVCSLVLVLPTVLFLIKYQPQDCGMRPYGEATLEERGVDNLKTSENGGISHAVALKSSSFYLLYFFTYAICCWASFNFAMPGYAASVGFDAVHVGLASTCVMVGGIIGKLSLGVLTDKAGVCRATLIISLLGIIGMLLLVLSPSAPLFFVGAIFFGLALSLTGVMSPAATRDVFGSKDYDTIYSNIATSTWLGTATAIPLYNFVFDFTGSYASGMIAAIVLLVAGFVCLVASKKIASRLPWQRMPFS, from the coding sequence ATGCAAAGCAAAGAGAAGATACCGCTCAAGATTACCATCGCGCTCTTTATTTACGGAGGTGCTACGGTCGCCCTGTTTACGAACACCCCCGGGTTTTTCTACGCTCCGGTGTCAGAGTATTTGGGTATAGGTCGAGGTGAATTTTCACTGTATTACACCGCGCAGGCAGCGGTTACGTTCGTGTTTCTGTTGTTCTCCGGCAAGATTATCAATAAGTACCATGAAAAGTTGAAGCTCATTCTTATTGCTGCCATAGTATCGCAGTTTATAGGTTATGGTTTCTTCGCCAACGGTACGGCTCTGTGGCACTGGTATGTTGGCGCCGTGTTTGTTGGTGCCGGCAATGCATTCGATGCCCATCTGCTCATCGGTATTCTTGTTAATAACTGGTTTAAGCTAAAAGGGGGTACCATCCTCGGCCTTGTGTTCGCCTTTGTAAGCGTTGTGGGCGCTGTGGTTTCGCCATTGGTGAGTACTCTTATAGCGGTTCAGGGCTTTCGCGTGGCATATGCGTGTATCGGAGTTTGTTCCCTTGTGCTGGTGCTGCCCACGGTTCTCTTTCTCATTAAGTATCAGCCGCAGGATTGCGGTATGAGGCCCTACGGAGAAGCAACGCTTGAAGAGCGTGGAGTGGATAATCTAAAGACAAGTGAGAACGGCGGTATCTCGCATGCTGTCGCTTTAAAATCCTCGTCTTTCTACCTGCTTTACTTCTTTACTTACGCTATCTGCTGTTGGGCATCGTTCAATTTCGCTATGCCTGGCTACGCAGCGTCCGTGGGATTCGACGCTGTGCACGTTGGCCTTGCTTCCACCTGTGTTATGGTCGGCGGCATTATTGGGAAACTTAGCCTCGGTGTGCTTACTGATAAGGCGGGCGTATGTCGTGCAACTCTGATTATCTCGCTTCTTGGGATAATAGGCATGCTCCTCCTGGTCTTGAGTCCCAGCGCACCGCTGTTCTTTGTTGGCGCGATCTTCTTTGGTCTTGCCCTTTCTCTTACGGGCGTTATGTCTCCAGCAGCAACACGCGATGTCTTTGGGTCAAAAGATTACGATACGATATATTCAAATATTGCTACCTCCACTTGGCTCGGAACTGCCACAGCCATTCCTCTCTATAATTTTGTCTTTGATTTTACCGGTTCATATGCATCTGGAATGATTGCGGCCATTGTGCTTCTGGTCGCTGGTTTTGTCTGTTTGGTTGCTTCGAAAAAAATTGCAAGCAGACTCCCGTGGCAGCGAATGCCCTTTAGTTGA
- a CDS encoding MFS transporter, producing the protein MSNENASVKKSDTVPFGIVFALFMYCGLNIALFTNTPGLFYAPVSEYLGIGRGEFSLYYSAQCVVTMIALLFSGKILSKFRAHIKVILSLVAIIQLLGYVCFSQGTSIIFWYFGAVLVGLGNAFSTHMLVGLLANNWFKVGAGTIIGLVFAFNSIIGAIASPMITTYLSTGPEAFRMVYLAIGVITAVVIVPTVIAFVRYAPEDAGKKPYGWSKVADSEGAADENAPASGVEYSKALKSPAFWMLFVFVIVITGWASFNVALPGYASSIGYDALLVGIAASCVLVGGVIGKILLGILADKFGPYKSSAVYVVIGVVSMALFIANPNQILYLAGAVLFGISGAMLSVVAPVATRKYFGDLDYGPIYANINIGIWIGSAVIIPIYNFIFDFTGSYFGGMALAFVYIVGGYVLLLVGQRIANKLPRK; encoded by the coding sequence ATGTCTAATGAAAACGCATCTGTAAAAAAGAGCGATACCGTGCCTTTTGGCATTGTATTTGCCCTGTTCATGTATTGCGGTCTCAATATCGCTCTGTTCACGAATACGCCCGGACTTTTTTATGCGCCGGTGTCAGAGTATCTGGGTATCGGCCGCGGAGAATTCTCGTTGTATTATTCTGCGCAGTGCGTCGTAACGATGATTGCGCTTCTGTTTTCCGGCAAAATACTCAGTAAGTTCAGAGCGCATATCAAGGTGATTCTTTCTTTGGTGGCAATCATCCAACTCCTTGGGTATGTATGTTTCTCGCAAGGTACAAGTATTATTTTTTGGTATTTTGGCGCAGTGCTTGTTGGTCTTGGTAATGCTTTCTCTACCCATATGCTGGTTGGTCTTTTGGCGAATAACTGGTTTAAGGTTGGTGCTGGTACGATCATCGGCCTTGTGTTTGCTTTCAATAGCATCATCGGAGCAATCGCGTCTCCGATGATTACAACCTACCTATCAACAGGTCCTGAGGCTTTCCGCATGGTTTACCTAGCCATCGGAGTCATAACCGCAGTTGTTATTGTTCCTACCGTGATTGCTTTCGTCCGCTATGCGCCTGAAGATGCTGGAAAGAAGCCTTACGGGTGGTCGAAGGTTGCCGACTCTGAAGGTGCAGCTGATGAAAACGCTCCGGCCAGCGGTGTTGAGTATTCGAAAGCCCTGAAATCTCCGGCGTTTTGGATGCTCTTCGTGTTTGTCATTGTTATTACGGGTTGGGCGTCGTTTAACGTTGCTCTTCCGGGTTATGCAAGCTCCATCGGCTACGATGCTTTGCTTGTCGGTATTGCTGCGTCCTGTGTTTTGGTGGGTGGCGTTATTGGAAAAATTCTCCTCGGCATTTTGGCCGACAAATTTGGTCCCTATAAATCCAGCGCTGTGTATGTTGTCATTGGTGTCGTTTCTATGGCCCTCTTTATCGCAAACCCAAACCAGATACTCTATCTTGCCGGGGCGGTTCTCTTCGGCATATCTGGCGCAATGCTGAGCGTTGTTGCTCCGGTAGCTACGCGTAAGTATTTTGGCGACCTAGATTATGGTCCGATATATGCAAACATCAATATCGGAATCTGGATTGGTTCTGCGGTTATTATTCCCATCTACAATTTCATATTTGACTTTACGGGATCGTACTTTGGAGGCATGGCTCTCGCATTTGTCTACATTGTTGGAGGATACGTTCTGCTGCTTGTGGGCCAACGTATCGCCAATAAGCTTCCTCGCAAGTAG
- a CDS encoding electron transfer flavoprotein beta-subunit, whose amino-acid sequence MRIAVCIKQVFDVFAPLQITEECKNLESQRLPRIMNPADRSSLMIALEIKRLAGGEVTAITIGDIDCERMLRDAVSQGADKAVRIWNSSLEGKILDAHTKGQLLSEALAGNYDLIVCGNKSLDTASGLVGATISERLGCCYVPSVVSLKPENGGLVAHRKLLLGAREIVSFDCPAVVTVDTLDEEAPCVPLESAIAAQRFALPVMDPKDFSKLNVSRIQENAFFGGYIPPKPRTKKASRGAGVSAAQRMKMMMGGGPKKGGDVIEGSPEDAAKALIDAVRERSK is encoded by the coding sequence ATGCGAATTGCCGTATGTATTAAACAGGTCTTTGATGTGTTTGCTCCGCTGCAAATCACCGAAGAATGTAAAAACCTTGAGAGTCAAAGACTGCCGCGCATTATGAATCCAGCCGATAGATCGTCGCTGATGATAGCGCTTGAAATTAAGCGACTCGCAGGTGGGGAAGTTACGGCGATCACGATTGGCGACATCGATTGTGAAAGGATGCTTCGCGATGCGGTGTCGCAAGGCGCCGACAAAGCCGTGCGTATTTGGAATAGCAGCCTTGAGGGCAAGATATTGGATGCGCACACGAAAGGCCAGCTGTTATCTGAAGCTCTTGCCGGTAACTACGACTTGATAGTGTGCGGGAATAAGAGTCTTGATACAGCAAGCGGTTTGGTGGGTGCGACTATCTCAGAACGTCTTGGGTGCTGCTATGTGCCAAGTGTCGTTTCGTTGAAACCTGAAAACGGCGGATTGGTTGCCCATAGAAAACTACTGCTCGGTGCTAGGGAAATCGTCTCTTTTGATTGTCCTGCCGTGGTCACCGTTGACACGCTCGATGAAGAGGCTCCCTGCGTGCCTCTTGAATCCGCTATAGCTGCTCAGCGATTCGCTTTACCGGTTATGGACCCCAAAGACTTTAGCAAATTGAATGTATCTCGGATTCAAGAGAATGCGTTCTTTGGTGGATACATACCTCCCAAACCCCGTACGAAAAAAGCATCGCGGGGGGCGGGTGTGTCGGCTGCGCAGCGAATGAAGATGATGATGGGCGGAGGACCAAAGAAGGGGGGTGATGTTATTGAGGGTTCTCCAGAAGATGCTGCAAAGGCATTGATTGATGCAGTGAGGGAGAGGTCGAAATAG
- a CDS encoding FAD-dependent oxidoreductase, protein MSEEFDVIVVGAGVAGSSAAIAAASKGLSVLMVERGDEPGSKNTSGAMLLAQVLEELVPDFWKEAPLQRPIEHHRVMMMSEKKSFTIDFADENFTQAPFNGFSVLRKEFDSWLSKKACESGAILVTNVVVEDLIIENEKICGIRAQKGAGEARAKVVILADGVNSLLIDKAGLVSKPIHKHDYSLGIKELISLDHDVINERFGLVGNSGAAYATLGDFNRDIPGGAFVYTNYDTISLGIVLSPAALIEQKITADDVLEKFKAKKEIKRLLEGGRIVEYSAHMIGEGGLSAMPSISGNGVLVAGDAAGFVVNTGLTLMGMNLAISSGMCAGKAAASVIKSQSLSKTSLCEAYTRELESSAAMSAMKVHRRAPDLMRSPHMYGEYTDLINNVMESIFMVGPGTKRSARAILKDAMVNINKKDLLRDAFTGVRAL, encoded by the coding sequence ATGAGTGAAGAGTTTGATGTTATTGTCGTGGGGGCTGGGGTCGCAGGTTCTTCAGCTGCGATAGCTGCTGCCTCCAAAGGTTTGAGCGTTCTTATGGTCGAGCGCGGTGACGAGCCCGGATCAAAAAACACTTCAGGCGCAATGCTTCTTGCTCAAGTGCTTGAGGAGCTTGTTCCGGATTTCTGGAAAGAAGCTCCTTTACAGCGGCCAATTGAGCACCACCGCGTAATGATGATGTCGGAGAAAAAGTCCTTTACGATTGATTTTGCAGACGAGAACTTTACCCAGGCACCGTTCAACGGGTTCTCGGTGCTCAGAAAGGAATTTGATTCCTGGCTTTCGAAAAAGGCTTGCGAATCCGGCGCCATTCTTGTTACGAATGTAGTCGTAGAAGATCTCATCATAGAAAACGAAAAGATCTGCGGTATTCGGGCTCAGAAGGGTGCTGGCGAAGCAAGGGCGAAAGTTGTCATTCTGGCAGACGGAGTGAACTCCCTGCTCATCGATAAAGCAGGTCTCGTATCTAAGCCGATACATAAGCATGATTATAGTCTTGGAATAAAAGAACTCATTTCACTTGATCATGACGTTATCAATGAGCGTTTTGGCTTGGTGGGTAACTCTGGGGCTGCCTACGCCACATTGGGTGATTTTAATCGGGATATCCCTGGCGGTGCGTTTGTATACACCAACTACGACACTATCTCTCTCGGCATTGTTTTATCTCCCGCTGCTCTCATTGAACAGAAGATAACAGCAGATGATGTCCTTGAAAAATTCAAGGCGAAAAAAGAGATAAAGCGCTTGCTTGAGGGCGGTCGAATCGTTGAATACTCAGCTCATATGATTGGCGAGGGCGGACTCTCTGCAATGCCAAGCATTTCCGGCAATGGAGTTCTTGTTGCTGGTGATGCGGCTGGTTTTGTAGTCAATACAGGTCTTACTTTGATGGGCATGAATCTTGCGATTTCGTCTGGCATGTGTGCTGGAAAGGCCGCCGCTTCTGTAATTAAAAGCCAGTCTCTTTCCAAAACCTCGCTTTGCGAAGCATATACCCGCGAACTCGAATCGAGTGCCGCAATGTCGGCCATGAAGGTGCATCGTCGAGCACCCGATCTTATGCGAAGCCCGCATATGTACGGGGAATATACCGATTTGATCAACAACGTCATGGAAAGCATTTTCATGGTTGGTCCAGGAACGAAAAGATCGGCTCGTGCAATTTTGAAAGATGCAATGGTGAACATAAACAAGAAGGATCTTCTACGAGATGCTTTTACAGGAGTGAGGGCACTATGA
- a CDS encoding electron transfer flavoprotein subunit alpha/FixB family protein, with product MSTNILAFAERVGGELPESSLEVIEEAALQAKKARATSVAVFMGATPEEQIAEAFGRGVDTVCVCGDPLLDEFNVERYLDAFESVCDTYKPKMLLFSATPNGSCTASRLAIRKGYKFSSETVSITFLPEGGITITRGCMLGKVHQVSTYTGSENIIVTMPPGSIGVGDAKKRTGELVQQETSLTTAPRTTVQGVVKANAETLTLDEAEIIVAGGNGFSSEEDYELIWALGKTLNAAVGGSKPTVDKKWLPRHRLVGQSSGRRLSPNIFIAAGISGSSYFLDGMKDSRYIIGINKDKGAPIMQKSDLALVGDVHEILPAVQRMVAEEE from the coding sequence ATGAGTACCAATATATTGGCTTTTGCGGAGCGGGTAGGAGGCGAGTTACCTGAATCGTCTTTGGAGGTCATAGAAGAAGCGGCTCTTCAGGCAAAAAAGGCACGCGCAACGTCTGTGGCGGTGTTTATGGGCGCCACGCCCGAAGAGCAGATCGCGGAAGCGTTTGGGCGGGGGGTTGATACGGTTTGTGTTTGCGGCGACCCCCTTCTCGATGAATTTAATGTCGAACGGTATCTCGATGCGTTTGAAAGCGTTTGTGATACCTATAAGCCAAAAATGCTTCTATTCTCTGCTACGCCGAACGGTTCATGCACGGCTTCGCGCTTGGCGATACGTAAGGGCTATAAGTTTTCTTCCGAAACGGTTTCGATAACCTTTCTTCCCGAAGGTGGAATAACCATTACACGTGGTTGCATGCTTGGGAAGGTCCATCAAGTCTCTACGTATACCGGCTCTGAAAATATCATTGTCACCATGCCTCCAGGAAGTATTGGAGTGGGCGATGCAAAGAAACGGACAGGCGAGCTGGTTCAACAAGAAACCTCATTGACTACCGCCCCTAGAACTACGGTGCAAGGGGTCGTGAAAGCAAATGCGGAAACGCTGACACTTGATGAAGCGGAGATTATCGTTGCGGGCGGCAATGGGTTCTCGTCTGAGGAGGACTACGAACTCATATGGGCGCTTGGTAAGACTCTCAACGCAGCTGTTGGGGGCTCAAAACCAACGGTCGATAAAAAATGGCTCCCGCGTCATCGACTGGTTGGGCAAAGCAGTGGACGCCGTCTGTCGCCGAACATTTTTATTGCTGCAGGTATCTCGGGTTCTTCATATTTTTTGGACGGCATGAAGGACTCACGATACATCATCGGCATCAACAAAGACAAAGGCGCCCCGATTATGCAGAAGAGCGACTTAGCGCTTGTAGGTGACGTGCATGAAATTTTGCCCGCTGTTCAAAGAATGGTCGCTGAAGAGGAATGA
- a CDS encoding FAD-dependent oxidoreductase: MSDFQYLFSPLKVGKNELPNRIICAPHNTLYPRGSDQEIFYLRRRAEGGAGTIILASTKAAPSIDRPLPPQNIFTDEGIADTKKTVDALHEAGAKVLVELTVMPGWEGNPQPSHDMPYATGTMRTATTEELDELMDYYVQAIANCEKAGADGVDVYAACGFALHVLFDNRLFGERDDKYGDGVAVISDIVTRARALVSPEFIIALDLNVDEEFLGGITLDEGVEAARAICSTGAVDLLIVDAQQVKNQEGYLHYPSSYVPQALSMYACAAVREAVDIPVVGTHHINTCELAEQLIQEGQCDAVSMCRALIADPEMPNKAKRGENEDIRGCIGDCEACFGRFITGFQVGCSVNPDAGFEYLGDPFAPAETKKKVLVVGGGLSGMEAAYTAAMRGHTVTLMEKDSRLGGYVNVQAALPGLGDRGDIVRWYETQLAKAGVEILLNTEATPETLKSGGFDAHVLATGAIFAKNGISEHYLLPIPGHEADNVLTPEDVLAGKEVGEHVVVYDCTNYLVGPGIAEMLADQGKQVDLITYEAQIAKSLEPCYVNRAASMAVLPKVNYIPDTAVLGIEANTLTVRNRYTLDETEIDSVDTVVLATSRPPQDQLYLAVKDDLAEVYEIGDARCPQMASMQMFAATQAGRAIGKQL, from the coding sequence ATGAGTGATTTTCAGTATTTGTTTTCTCCTTTAAAGGTTGGTAAAAACGAACTACCTAATCGTATTATTTGCGCTCCGCATAATACGTTGTATCCGCGTGGAAGTGATCAGGAAATTTTTTATCTGCGTCGTCGAGCAGAAGGCGGCGCAGGGACGATTATTCTAGCTTCGACTAAAGCGGCTCCGTCCATCGATCGTCCTCTGCCACCTCAAAACATTTTTACGGATGAGGGCATTGCAGATACCAAAAAAACTGTCGATGCCTTGCACGAGGCTGGCGCTAAGGTTCTTGTTGAGCTCACGGTCATGCCAGGTTGGGAGGGGAATCCGCAACCTTCTCACGATATGCCATATGCCACCGGTACCATGCGGACCGCAACTACGGAAGAGCTTGACGAGTTGATGGATTACTACGTTCAAGCGATAGCAAACTGCGAGAAAGCTGGCGCAGACGGTGTGGATGTGTATGCTGCCTGCGGTTTCGCCCTACATGTCCTGTTTGATAATCGTCTTTTTGGTGAGCGCGATGACAAGTATGGCGATGGCGTTGCAGTTATTAGCGATATCGTGACGCGTGCGCGAGCATTGGTTAGTCCAGAATTCATCATCGCACTTGATCTTAATGTGGATGAAGAGTTCCTCGGGGGAATTACCCTCGACGAAGGGGTGGAGGCTGCGCGTGCGATTTGCAGTACCGGTGCAGTCGATCTGCTGATTGTCGATGCGCAACAGGTCAAGAATCAAGAAGGATATTTGCATTACCCTTCTTCTTATGTTCCTCAGGCTCTCAGTATGTATGCGTGCGCTGCAGTTCGCGAAGCTGTAGACATTCCTGTGGTAGGGACTCATCACATCAACACGTGCGAGCTTGCAGAACAGCTCATTCAAGAAGGGCAATGTGATGCTGTCTCAATGTGTCGTGCGCTCATCGCCGATCCGGAAATGCCCAACAAAGCCAAGCGAGGCGAGAACGAGGATATCCGTGGATGCATTGGCGACTGTGAAGCATGCTTTGGAAGGTTTATCACAGGCTTCCAAGTAGGATGCAGCGTCAATCCTGATGCAGGATTCGAATATCTCGGAGATCCTTTCGCTCCTGCAGAGACCAAAAAGAAAGTGCTCGTGGTTGGTGGAGGTCTGTCGGGCATGGAGGCGGCATACACGGCTGCGATGCGCGGCCATACAGTGACGCTCATGGAAAAGGATTCCCGACTTGGAGGGTATGTTAACGTTCAAGCGGCTCTGCCAGGGCTTGGAGATCGTGGAGACATTGTACGCTGGTATGAAACTCAGCTTGCGAAAGCGGGCGTTGAAATTCTTCTCAATACCGAGGCTACTCCAGAGACCCTGAAATCGGGCGGATTTGACGCGCATGTTCTTGCGACAGGCGCGATATTTGCGAAAAACGGAATTTCTGAGCATTATCTGCTCCCCATTCCCGGACACGAAGCTGACAATGTTTTGACTCCCGAAGACGTTCTTGCCGGCAAAGAAGTTGGCGAACATGTCGTCGTATACGACTGCACTAATTATCTTGTGGGCCCCGGTATTGCTGAAATGCTTGCTGATCAGGGAAAGCAAGTTGATTTAATCACATATGAAGCGCAGATTGCCAAATCTCTCGAGCCTTGCTACGTAAACCGTGCGGCTTCTATGGCGGTTCTGCCCAAGGTGAATTACATCCCTGATACTGCAGTGCTCGGTATCGAAGCCAATACGCTTACTGTGAGGAATCGCTATACCCTCGATGAAACTGAAATCGATTCGGTTGATACCGTTGTGCTGGCTACCTCTCGTCCGCCGCAAGATCAGCTCTACCTTGCCGTAAAAGATGATTTGGCCGAAGTGTACGAGATTGGCGATGCGCGCTGTCCCCAGATGGCTTCCATGCAAATGTTCGCTGCAACTCAAGCTGGACGAGCAATAGGTAAACAGCTGTGA
- a CDS encoding TetR/AcrR family transcriptional regulator, with the protein METPKRKKPSARELKSKKVRERIYEAAMKLIIDYGYENVTVSDICKSAQITNGTFYHQFSSKLDIVLSCIDREELRLESVLKTLDGQTRLQRIKSIIMARVQIGVEKPLDLAVVCSIANINSRNAGLFNESNKLRIAIENEIAEGQKEGCIDTTIDPSSFAFNLLCYVSGLIHAWELQNGEIDAMSIADQAVDFLLSSISLTPQIGDDTQLPDMQEG; encoded by the coding sequence GTGGAGACACCTAAAAGAAAGAAGCCCAGCGCACGCGAGCTAAAGTCGAAAAAAGTGCGCGAAAGAATATACGAAGCAGCGATGAAGCTAATCATCGACTATGGGTATGAAAATGTCACCGTTAGCGATATCTGCAAATCCGCGCAGATTACCAACGGCACGTTCTATCACCAATTCAGCTCAAAACTTGATATTGTTTTGTCTTGCATTGATCGGGAAGAACTGCGACTAGAATCCGTCCTGAAAACACTTGACGGACAAACTCGTCTGCAACGTATAAAGAGCATTATTATGGCTCGGGTTCAGATAGGCGTCGAAAAGCCACTCGACCTGGCTGTGGTCTGCAGCATCGCAAATATAAATAGCCGTAATGCCGGCTTGTTCAATGAGTCTAACAAATTGAGAATTGCCATCGAAAACGAAATTGCCGAAGGACAGAAAGAAGGATGCATCGACACGACTATCGATCCCTCATCTTTTGCCTTCAATCTTCTTTGTTACGTAAGTGGTTTGATTCATGCTTGGGAGTTGCAGAATGGCGAAATTGATGCAATGAGCATCGCAGATCAAGCGGTTGACTTCCTGCTATCATCGATTTCTCTCACACCACAAATAGGCGATGACACTCAGTTGCCAGATATGCAAGAGGGCTAA